AGGGATAAGGTCGTCAGGGAAGCCCTTGGCGAGGCCTACGAGAACTTCATCAAATATAAGGAGAAGGAGTGGAGCGAATACGTTGCCTACCTGGAATCGAAGGAGCTCCCCATTGAAACGAAGAAGGTCACGGAGTGGGAACTCGAAAGGTATTTCTACGTTTGACTCTTTTCTTCTCTTACATGAACTAGTATTGAGGCCCCTATTATGAGGACCCCTCCAAGGAGCTGGAGCGGTGTTAGCTCCTCCCCGAAGAGGACATAGGCAAGAACTATGGCAACCACCGGCTCAATCGTTGCCACTATACTTGCCCTGCTGACCTCTACCTCCTTGAGGGCATGGTTGTAGAGGGTATAACCGAGGAACGTTGGAAAGAAAGCGAGGCCCAAAACGTAAGGGACGGCACCGGAAGGTATCGAGAACTTTGAAAAGGGAACCAAAAAGAGCAGACCAAAGAACAGGGTCATGAAGAGCACCCTCTCTGGTCTCTCGTTTCTGACACCGAACTTAGCCAGAACACCATATAGAGAGTAGGTAAAGCCCGTTGCTATTCCCGTCAGAATGGCGACTTTGTTCACGTTGAAGTCCACGTTGCCAGCCACGAGGAGAACACCAACGAGAACCATCGCCAGGGCTATTGCCTTCTCGGTGGTTATCAGCTCTTTGAAAATCAACCTGCCGAGGATTACCGAAAAAGCAGGGGCAGTGTAAACGAGGAGCACCGCAAAACCAACTGAAGAAATCTTCACAGTGTAGAAATAGAGGGTATAGAAGGCGAACACACCAACGAGGCCGTAAATTGCATAGAATATTAGATTCTCGCGCGTAAACGGACTCTCGCGGAGGAAGATTGAGATATAGGTTCCCAGAATCATGAGGGCAAAAAGGACACGCCAGAAGACCATAGTGAAGGAATCAACGCCATAGC
This genomic window from Thermococcus sp. contains:
- a CDS encoding EamA family transporter codes for the protein MKRGYILIFLSASMWGTLGIFATYIYRYGVDSFTMVFWRVLFALMILGTYISIFLRESPFTRENLIFYAIYGLVGVFAFYTLYFYTVKISSVGFAVLLVYTAPAFSVILGRLIFKELITTEKAIALAMVLVGVLLVAGNVDFNVNKVAILTGIATGFTYSLYGVLAKFGVRNERPERVLFMTLFFGLLFLVPFSKFSIPSGAVPYVLGLAFFPTFLGYTLYNHALKEVEVSRASIVATIEPVVAIVLAYVLFGEELTPLQLLGGVLIIGASILVHVREEKSQT